One window of Branchiostoma lanceolatum isolate klBraLanc5 chromosome 8, klBraLanc5.hap2, whole genome shotgun sequence genomic DNA carries:
- the LOC136440738 gene encoding protein Skeletor, isoforms B/C-like, with the protein MRRHLFESAPHICATLLVVAVLTGESGAQTQYYGRLIGSFPTPAGPGGVAGTVYAVDADRVQIVGFSFDGSVPDAQFRAGSTDSPDGGAGVVVPDEQGRSTPLGVYNNRRIVLTFPAGTTLDNVKWIAVWGQNTGNIGHVAVPDGFVYPRPQNIGEFSRRQHQVRSGDVIITDAKTFHIVNLHYDGFGPDAFFWAGTDSRPSPRGFKVPDHRGSFDQRLPRYTGQTITIRLPGDVTVYDIKWLSMWCIRFSANFGEVFIPADLNVPPAVRDITSPPQELGNCEELHEDLQVSWEVNAGDLALQLAGRVAEGDYMAFGISGCADRTCMVGSDVTIAWYDVDTPRAVDYTLGAYSQCSGQSGVCPDDRVGGTDDNFAVTGTRIDGITRIKYSRPINTGDTADKVIDPAQNMFISWAIGPINPSGLAAKHHTRAQGNVQLQFGRSPSYMCSMIGGGRGTPAPLTPWPANVISDDVTTFTARIGPTGMERGYTAITGQPGWGIAYWINDVLIPELVLTRGETYTFVVEAGDNSSQPARYHPFYITDDPKGGYIQKTAAEKQEVTVFAGIDEAGSPTAAGRYCEYRSPGYDTSQTSETFAEYFSTLNLTCEAGQPARLYWTPDENTPDLLYYQCYTHQYLGWKINVVDADTDPCSPNPCQRQGVCTMTGPTTFTCTCNHRYGGDVCQYACENYFSGREASNYAVYDNKCFWFSLTNYRSRKNYRKARADCVSRSSGRGATLALIKDADTQGFVEQYLRTVRPGSQRDYWIGLDDKVREKRFVWNDRSALGYHNWARSRRSHRGKDCAGVMASGKWDVYRCRQKKAYICQMPQVW; encoded by the exons ATGCGCCGTCACCTGTTTGAATCCGCACCTCATATTTGTGCCACCTTGCTGGTTGTAGCTGTGCTGACTG GGGAGAGTGGAGCTCAGACCCAATACTATGGGCGGCTGATCGGCAGTTTCCCAACCCCTGCCGGCCCAGGCGGGGTAGCAGGCACCGTGTACGCTGTGGACGCCGACAGAGTACAGATCGTGGGCTTCTCCTTCGATGGGTCCGTTCCAG ATGCCCAGTTCCGTGCTGGCTCCACAGACTCGCCGGACGGAGGGGCAGGGGTGGTGGTGCCTGATGAACAGGGCAG ATCGACTCCGCTGGGTGTTTATAACAACAGGAGAATCGTCCTGACGTTTCCTGCCGGAACAACGCTGGACAACGTCAAGTGGATCGCTGTTTGGGGTCAAAAC ACCGGGAACATTGGTCATGTGGCCGTCCCAGACGGGTTTGTCTACCCAAGGCCACAGAACATTGGAGAATTCTCCCGCCGGCAGCATCAAGTTCGGTCCGGGGACGTCATCATCACAGACGCCAAGACCTTCCATATTGTAAACCTGCACTATGATGGGTTCGGGCCAG ATGCATTCTTTTGGGCTGGCACGGACTCACGTCCTAGCCCACGTGGCTTCAAGGTTCCTGATCACAGGGGAAG CTTCGACCAACGCCTCCCACGCTACACAGGGCAGACCATAACCATCAGGCTGCCGGGAGATGTGACTGTGTACGACATCAAGTGGCTCAGTATGTGGTGCATCCGCTTCTCAGCAAACTTCGGGGAGGTCTTCATTCCAGCGGACCTGAACGTTCCACCAGCCGTGCGAGACATTACCTCACCTCCACAG GAGCTTGGGAACTGCGAGGAACTGCACGAAGACCTGCAAGTCAGCTGGGAAGTAAATGCGGGAGACCTGGCCCTCCAGCTAGCCGGGCGGGTAGCGGAAGGAGACTACATGGCGTTCGGCATCAGCGGATGTGCTGACCGGACCTGCATGGTCGGCTCCGATGTCACCATAGCTTGGTATGATGTCGACACTCCCAGGGCAGTGGATTACACCCTGGGTGCATATTCACAG TGCAGCGGTCAGTCTGGCGTGTGTCCAGACGACAGGGTGGGGGGAACAGATGACAATTTCGCCGTCACCGGTACAAGGATCGACGGCATCACAAGGATCAAGTATTCTCGTCCAATCAACACTGGCGACACAGCCGACAAGGTGATCGACCCTGCACAGAACATGTTTATATCCTGGGCTATTGGACCGATCAATCCGAGTGGATTAGCCGCCAAGCATCACACAAGAGCTCAAG GGAATGTTCAGCTCCAGTTCGGGCGCAGTCCGTCCTACATGTGTAGCATGATAGGCGGGGGGCGGGGGACTCCTGCTCCTCTCACGCCGTGGCCTGCTAACGTCATcagcgatgacgtcaccaccTTTACCGCCCGCATTGGACCCACGGGAATGGAGAGGGGCTATACTGCCattacag GTCAGCCAGGCTGGGGAATCGCGTACTGGATCAATGACGTGCTCATCCCAGAGCTGGTCTTGACAAGAGGGGAGACCTACACTTTTGTAGTGGAGGCAGGAGACAACTCTTCCCAGCCTGCCAGGTACCACCCCTTCTACATAACAGATGACCCGAAAGGAGGCTACATACAAAAAACTGCTGCAGAGAAACAG GAAGTTACAGTGTTTGCAGGCATTGATGAGGCCGGGAGCCCAACAGcag CCGGGCGTTATTGTGAGTACAGGTCTCCAGGCTATGATACATCTCAGACATCGGAGACGTTTGCCGAGTACTTCAGCACGCTGAACCTGACGTGTGAGGCCGGGCAGCCCGCGCGCCTCTACTGGACGCCTGACGAGAACACGCCGGACCTGCTGTACTATCAG TGCTACACCCACCAGTACCTTGGATGGAAGATCAATGTAGTGGACGCAG ACACCGATCCGTGCTCTCCCAACCCCTGCCAGAGACAGGGCGTCTGCACCATGACAGGGCCAACCACgtttacctgtacatgtaaccATAGGTACGGCGGGGACGTCTGTCAATACG CTTGCGAGAACTACTTCAGCGGCAGGGAGGCGTCCAACTACGCGGTGTATGACAACAAGTGCTTCTGGTTCTCACTGACGAATTACCGCAGCAGAAAGAACTACCGGAAAGCTCGAGCTGACTGCGTGTCCCGCAGCAGCGGCCGAGGAGCGACCCTTGCTCTCATTAAGGATGCGGACACCCAGGGCTTCGTGGAACAATATCTGAGGACCGTCCGCCCTGGCTCACAAAG gGATTACTGGATCGGGCTGGACGACAAAGTGAGAGAGAAACGTTTCGTGTGGAACGACAGGTCGGCTCTGGGTTACCACAACTGGGCAAGGAGTCGTCGTAGTCACCGGGGTAAGGACTGCGCAGGCGTCATGGCGTCTGGGAAATGGGACGTCTACCGGTGTCGTCAGAAGAAGGCATACATCTGCCAGATGCCACAAGTGT GGTGA